From a single Vitis vinifera cultivar Pinot Noir 40024 chromosome 18, ASM3070453v1 genomic region:
- the LOC100267089 gene encoding berberine bridge enzyme-like D-2 yields the protein MSVFDNLMLYIGWPCAFISPCFCPQLLILYVINLGVKSHLLSIVSTSISIRRSIAMVKYLGNPHSLFIITFIAFVVPCFCDPTDIISSCLIRHNVYNFTLLPHNGSQSPDYYRLLNFSLQNLRYAVPTAPKPVAIAIPQSLKQLVNSMRCCREGWYEFRVRCGGHSYEGISSVVPDGNPFVIIDMMSLNQVSVDVRCGGHSYEGISSVVPDGNPFVIIDMMSLNQVSVDVESETAWVEGGATLGETYYAVAEASNVHGFSAGSCPTVGVGGHIAGGGFGLLSRKYGLAADNVVDALLIDADGRVLDRKAMGEDVFWAIRGGGGGDWGIVYAWKIKLLKVPETVTSCIMSRTRTKLHVAELVHKWQFIAPRLEPSFYLSVFVGAGLQGVDEETGVSASFKGFYLGSRNEAMSILNRVFPELGVEKEDCREMSWIESILYFSGLPNGSSISELRNRYLEDKLYFKAKSDYVRTPISMEGLVTALDILEMEPKGSVVLDPYGGEMEKISSDALPFPHRKGNLFSIQYMVAWEEDSTAMSNKYIDWIRGFYKWMMPYVSQGPRAAYVNYMDLDLGQMNSSISSNDPVEAARDWGEKYFLNNYDRLVKVKTCIDPDNVFNNQQGIPPMPTARLNNRSEGLGVSERCMVVSY from the coding sequence ATGAGTGTTTTCGATAATTTAATGCTATACATAGGCTGGCCATGTGCATTCATCTCTCCATGCTTTTGTCCTCAACTCCTGATACTATATGTTATCAACCTCGGTGTTAAAAGCCACCTACTCTCTATAGTCTCCACCTCCATCTCAATTCGAAGAAGCATAGCCATGGTGAAGTACCTAGGGAACCCGCATTCCCTTTTCATAATAACCTTCATAGCTTTTGTTGTCCCTTGCTTTTGTGATCCCACTGACATCATTTCGTCTTGCTTAATCCGGCACAATGTTTATAACTTCACGTTATTGCCTCACAACGGAAGCCAGTCTCCAGATTACTATAGGCTCCTCAACTTTTCCCTTCAGAATCTGCGGTATGCTGTCCCCACTGCTCCAAAACCAGTTGCTATTGCTATACCACAGAGTCTAAAGCAACTAGTGAACAGTATGCGGTGTTGTAGGGAAGGATGGTATGAGTTTAGAGTAAGGTGCGGTGGACACAGCTATGAAGGGATTTCTTCGGTTGTTCCGGATGGAAATCCATTTGTTATCATTGATATGATGAGTCTAAACCAGGTTTCGGTTGATGTAAGGTGCGGTGGACACAGCTATGAAGGGATTTCTTCGGTTGTTCCGGATGGAAATCCATTTGTTATCATTGATATGATGAGTCTAAACCAGGTTTCGGTTGATGTGGAGTCTGAAACAGCATGGGTTGAAGGGGGAGCAACACTTGGTGAGACGTACTATGCAGTTGCAGAGGCGAGCAATGTGCATGGATTCTCAGCCGGGTCATGCCCAACTGTTGGTGTTGGCGGCCACATTGCGGGGGGTGGATTCGGGCTGTTGTCGAGAAAATATGGTCTTGCAGCTGACAATGTGGTGGATGCGCTTCTCATTGATGCAGACGGACGCGTACTAGACCGGAAAGCCATGGGAGAAGATGTGTTCTGGGCGATTCGAGGAGGAGGGGGCGGTGATTGGGGGATTGTCTATGCATGGAAGATCAAGTTGTTGAAAGTACCTGAAACTGTAACATCCTGTATAATGTCGAGAACTAGGACCAAGCTCCATGTAGCTGAGCTAGTCCACAAGTGGCAATTCATCGCACCCAGGTTAGAACCTTCATTTTATCTCTCAGTTTTTGTTGGTGCTGGTTTACAGGGAGTTGATGAAGAAACTGGGGTATCAGCTTCATTCAAAGGGTTCTATCTGGGTTCAAGGAACGAAGCCATGTCAATCCTGAACCGGGTTTTCCCAGAGCTGGGAGTTGAGAAAGAAGATTGCAGAGAAATGAGTTGGATTGAATCCATCCTCTACTTCAGTGGCTTGCCTAATGGAAGCTCCATCTCTGAGCTGAGAAACCGATACCTGGAAGACAAACTATACTTCAAGGCTAAATCAGACTACGTGAGGACCCCAATTTCCATGGAAGGCCTGGTGACGGCCTTGGACATTCTTGAGATGGAGCCGAAAGGGTCCGTTGTCTTGGACCCATATGGAGGAGAAATGGAGAAGATAAGCAGTGATGCCCTACCTTTTCCTCACAGAAAAGGCAACCTGTTCTCAATTCAGTATATGGTGGCCTGGGAAGAAGACAGCACTGCTATGAGCAACAAGTACATAGATTGGATAAGAGGATTCTACAAGTGGATGATGCCGTATGTTTCACAGGGTCCAAGGGCTGCTTATGTTAACTACATGGACCTTGATTTAGGACAGATGAATAGCAGCATTTCATCTAATGATCCTGTGGAGGCTGCCAGGGATTGGGGTGAGAAGTATTTCTTGAACAACTATGATAGGTTGGTGAAAGTGAAGACATGCATTGATCCGGACAATGTGTTCAATAATCAACAGGGCATTCCTCCAATGCCCACAGCCAGGTTAAATAATAGAAGTGAGGGGCTCGGAGTAAGCGAAAGATGCATGGTTGTAAGTTACTGA